The following are encoded together in the Candidatus Omnitrophota bacterium genome:
- a CDS encoding tetratricopeptide repeat protein, with product MKRNKAIAPIISIFILFALGVCVYWPSLRAPFQFDDYMTIVEDSAIKDLRSIFVIWMTDPSRFLTHLSFAVNYFFGGLKPEGYHAVNLLLHFAVAGLVYLFLKEIFQRGLKENRTLKDAKAMAFFGAAIFLVHPLQTSAVTYVSQRSTLLAGACYLLALLLYVRFRQEKKLIFYIFSVAVAFVGLFTKPIIITLPFAIILLEIFFLDFSFKRDKKIILAFLPFVFMIVAVPSLLMLWKYKSWDLTRLLDVTRETNSISRGDYLLTQFNVLVTYLRLLVFPVHQNLDYDYPIARSFFSFPTFFSFCILFGILILAMQIYKKQKLIAFGISWFFLTLSLESSFFPIADVIFEHRLYLPMIGAIIVCAVLLFRFISLRRWQIAAALILISILSVLSYQRNIVWSDRLGFLEDIVRKSPGKARVHNNLAVVYHEKGFLEKAQQEYEKAIALDNHYAHPHNNLGNIYFEKGDIDRAIAELNLAIEIKPNYDGPHYNLGNVHRQKGDSKAAEESYRKALEINPTFAPAYAGLGRVHLEKNDLSKAKFYFYEAIRFNPDFAFAFYSLGDIYVSEEKYEMAYDAYKSAAKRDDKMASAHNNMGNIADMLGRYDEAIDCYEKAIAVDVQFANAYFNLANTLNKIGQINEAQKVLAAAIKLYENQNNKKMLDSAQRRLQNYNSQ from the coding sequence ATGAAAAGAAATAAGGCGATCGCGCCGATCATTTCCATTTTTATTCTTTTTGCTTTGGGGGTTTGTGTTTATTGGCCTTCCTTGCGCGCGCCTTTTCAATTCGATGATTATATGACTATCGTTGAAGATTCGGCGATCAAGGATCTGCGCAGTATTTTTGTTATTTGGATGACAGATCCGTCGAGATTTTTGACCCACTTAAGTTTTGCGGTCAATTATTTTTTTGGCGGATTAAAACCGGAAGGTTATCATGCGGTTAATTTATTACTTCATTTCGCGGTAGCGGGCCTTGTTTATCTTTTTCTGAAAGAAATATTTCAAAGAGGTTTAAAAGAAAATCGGACCTTAAAAGATGCGAAAGCCATGGCTTTCTTTGGGGCGGCTATTTTCCTTGTTCATCCTCTGCAGACATCAGCGGTCACATATGTTTCGCAGCGCTCAACGCTTTTGGCGGGTGCGTGCTATTTGCTCGCTCTGCTTTTATATGTGCGATTTCGCCAAGAAAAGAAATTAATTTTCTATATTTTTTCGGTTGCCGTTGCTTTTGTGGGGCTTTTTACAAAACCCATTATTATTACTTTGCCTTTTGCCATTATTCTGCTGGAAATATTTTTCCTGGATTTTTCTTTTAAGAGGGATAAAAAAATAATCTTAGCTTTTTTGCCATTTGTCTTTATGATTGTCGCTGTCCCTTCTCTTTTAATGCTATGGAAGTACAAATCATGGGATTTGACCAGGCTTTTGGACGTAACGCGGGAAACGAACAGTATTTCTAGGGGAGATTATTTATTAACGCAGTTCAATGTCCTTGTAACCTATTTACGCCTGTTGGTTTTTCCTGTCCATCAGAACTTGGATTACGATTACCCGATCGCGCGTAGCTTTTTTTCGTTTCCTACTTTTTTCTCTTTTTGTATTCTCTTTGGAATATTGATTCTTGCCATGCAAATCTATAAGAAGCAAAAATTGATCGCATTCGGTATTTCTTGGTTCTTTCTAACGTTAAGCTTAGAATCAAGTTTTTTCCCTATTGCCGACGTTATTTTTGAACATCGCCTTTATCTGCCGATGATCGGCGCTATCATTGTTTGCGCGGTTTTATTGTTCCGATTTATTTCTCTTAGAAGATGGCAAATTGCCGCGGCATTGATATTGATCAGCATTCTTTCCGTGTTAAGTTATCAAAGGAATATTGTTTGGTCTGATCGATTGGGATTTCTGGAAGATATCGTTAGAAAATCACCGGGCAAGGCCAGGGTCCATAATAACTTGGCGGTCGTCTATCACGAAAAAGGTTTTCTGGAAAAAGCGCAGCAAGAATATGAGAAGGCGATCGCGCTCGATAACCATTACGCGCATCCGCATAATAATCTGGGTAATATCTATTTTGAAAAAGGGGATATCGACCGCGCTATAGCAGAGCTAAACCTAGCCATTGAGATCAAACCCAATTACGATGGCCCTCATTATAATCTAGGTAATGTTCATAGGCAAAAAGGGGATTCGAAAGCTGCCGAGGAAAGCTACCGCAAGGCCCTGGAGATAAATCCTACTTTTGCGCCGGCTTACGCGGGTTTGGGGCGTGTTCATCTGGAGAAAAATGACCTATCTAAGGCGAAGTTTTATTTTTACGAAGCCATTCGTTTCAACCCTGATTTTGCTTTCGCGTTTTATAGCCTAGGCGACATTTATGTGTCGGAAGAAAAATACGAGATGGCCTATGACGCGTATAAGTCTGCGGCAAAGCGGGATGATAAAATGGCGTCCGCACATAATAATATGGGTAATATTGCGGATATGCTTGGCCGCTACGATGAAGCGATTGATTGTTATGAAAAAGCCATTGCTGTTGACGTGCAATTTGCCAATGCGTATTTTAATCTCGCGAATACCTTAAATAAAATAGGTCAGATCAATGAAGCTCAAAAAGTTTTAGCGGCCGCCATCAAGCTTTATGAAAATCAAAACAACAAAAAGATGCTTGACTCTGCTCAAAGACGATTGCAGAATTATAATAGTCAATAA
- a CDS encoding tetratricopeptide repeat protein: MSKTSYFSAADLFGSSFLEYFSGARRFRTAFWIIVVSAFAAYSRSFWGDFQFDDHAVIVDNPLIKNLDLPALWEYDRSRFLTNLTFLATYLAFKLNVFGWHLVNLLIHIMTSFFVFLFSFQIFQMPRIKNAWDEDSSFLISLFTALIFLLHPIQTQAVTYIVQRSTVLAGFFYVATLYFFFKGKIERNFKLYLWAIVFCFLGMLSKPIIATLPLVVILVQLCFFKDDEPDTGWRERVTFLCFVLPMLAIPLFLFGMGKLTTLVTQSYLNIPQPSYLFTQFNVMMKYLQLLFVPIGQNLDYDFRIVHNIFEFPTYLSLAGIFLLIFIATTSFNKRPLVSFGIFIFFIALLPDSSIFPLADVINEHRVYLSCFGFAILLCTILHKFFKDKKAYIGVMVAVVAVFSVLTYVRNDLWSNGLRFMQDVVAKSPQKSRPHNNLGYFYFSKGKFQEAQAEYLKALSLDPDYFTARYNLAMVYLETGNIREAEKLLLNLAGQYPDHSSVCLGLGLVAQKKGDFDAAMDSFNRAISLDKFNASAYAGLGNLYSDAKRTGEAKSALQESLRLDPQNPFAHYNLGNIYFTESNFYEALMSYQQAIQLKPDLADALNNLGNVFFYFGDFQKSIENYEKAISHDPSLAQAYFNLANALYESGRLEESRESARQAVKLYRAQGQTKKAEAIEEKLNENKK, encoded by the coding sequence GTGAGCAAAACTTCTTATTTTTCGGCCGCGGATCTATTCGGCTCTTCTTTTTTAGAATATTTCTCCGGAGCACGGCGTTTTCGGACGGCATTTTGGATCATCGTTGTTTCTGCTTTTGCCGCTTATAGCCGCAGCTTTTGGGGTGATTTTCAGTTTGATGACCATGCGGTGATCGTGGATAATCCGCTCATCAAAAATCTCGACCTTCCCGCTCTTTGGGAATATGACCGCTCCAGATTTCTCACCAATCTTACCTTTCTTGCAACTTACTTGGCATTCAAGCTCAATGTTTTTGGATGGCATTTGGTTAACCTGCTGATCCACATCATGACGAGCTTTTTTGTTTTTCTTTTTAGTTTTCAGATCTTCCAGATGCCCCGGATAAAAAACGCCTGGGATGAGGACAGTTCTTTCCTTATTTCTTTATTTACCGCGCTCATCTTCCTGCTCCATCCCATCCAAACACAAGCGGTTACTTATATTGTTCAGCGGTCAACGGTTCTGGCAGGTTTCTTTTATGTCGCAACGCTCTATTTCTTTTTTAAAGGAAAAATTGAACGGAACTTTAAATTATATTTATGGGCGATCGTCTTCTGTTTTCTGGGGATGCTCAGTAAACCTATCATCGCAACACTGCCTTTAGTCGTGATCTTAGTGCAGTTGTGTTTCTTTAAAGATGATGAGCCAGATACCGGATGGCGGGAGCGAGTGACGTTTTTATGTTTTGTCCTTCCAATGCTGGCCATTCCTCTTTTTCTTTTTGGAATGGGGAAATTAACAACGCTTGTAACACAAAGTTATCTCAATATTCCGCAACCCAGCTATTTGTTCACTCAGTTCAATGTCATGATGAAATATCTTCAGCTTCTTTTTGTTCCCATCGGACAGAACCTAGACTATGATTTTAGGATCGTTCATAACATTTTTGAATTTCCGACGTATCTATCTTTGGCGGGAATTTTCCTTCTCATTTTTATTGCGACTACATCATTTAATAAACGCCCCCTGGTATCATTTGGTATTTTCATATTTTTTATCGCCCTTTTACCTGATTCAAGCATTTTTCCGCTGGCAGATGTGATTAACGAACATCGGGTTTATTTATCATGTTTTGGATTTGCAATTTTATTGTGTACCATCCTTCATAAGTTCTTTAAGGATAAAAAGGCATACATTGGCGTTATGGTCGCCGTGGTCGCTGTATTTTCAGTGCTGACTTATGTCAGAAATGATCTTTGGAGCAATGGCCTAAGATTTATGCAAGACGTTGTTGCCAAATCACCCCAAAAATCCAGGCCGCATAACAATTTAGGGTATTTTTATTTCTCAAAAGGAAAATTTCAAGAAGCTCAGGCCGAATATCTTAAGGCTTTAAGCTTAGACCCCGATTATTTTACGGCCCGCTATAACCTTGCGATGGTTTATCTCGAGACAGGAAATATCCGGGAAGCGGAAAAACTGCTTTTAAATCTCGCCGGACAATATCCGGATCATTCTTCGGTGTGCTTAGGTTTAGGGCTTGTCGCCCAGAAAAAGGGGGATTTTGATGCCGCCATGGATTCTTTTAACCGGGCGATCAGCTTAGATAAGTTCAACGCGTCCGCCTATGCGGGATTAGGAAATCTTTATTCTGACGCCAAACGTACAGGGGAGGCAAAGTCAGCCCTGCAAGAATCCCTAAGGCTTGATCCTCAAAATCCGTTTGCGCATTATAATTTAGGGAATATTTATTTTACGGAAAGTAATTTTTATGAAGCATTGATGAGTTATCAACAGGCTATTCAATTAAAGCCTGATTTAGCCGATGCGCTTAACAATTTAGGAAATGTCTTTTTTTATTTTGGTGATTTTCAAAAATCCATCGAGAACTATGAAAAAGCCATTAGCCATGATCCTTCCTTGGCTCAGGCGTATTTTAATTTAGCCAATGCTCTCTACGAATCCGGCCGCCTTGAAGAATCAAGAGAGTCTGCCCGCCAAGCGGTAAAATTGTATCGCGCCCAAGGGCAAACAAAAAAAGCCGAAGCGATCGAAGAAAAACTCAACGAAAATAAAAAATAA
- a CDS encoding YbaB/EbfC family nucleoid-associated protein, with protein sequence MFDKMKQLMEVKSQMEKIKRELEAAILEISDIRGIKITVNGAQNFKAIQIDPLLLGESNKQKLEGDLLRAVNIAVVRSQNVAAQKMKAATGLNIPGL encoded by the coding sequence ATGTTTGATAAAATGAAACAGCTGATGGAAGTTAAGAGTCAAATGGAAAAGATCAAGCGCGAATTAGAAGCGGCTATTTTAGAGATCAGTGATATTCGCGGGATCAAGATCACTGTTAACGGAGCGCAAAATTTCAAAGCAATACAAATTGATCCGTTGCTTTTAGGGGAGAGCAATAAACAAAAATTAGAAGGGGATTTGCTGCGGGCGGTCAATATTGCCGTGGTGAGGTCTCAGAACGTCGCTGCTCAGAAAATGAAGGCCGCAACGGGCCTGAATATTCCGGGCTTATAA
- a CDS encoding YggT family protein — MFVLSNLIIALTRVLDVLLTLAYWLILIRALISWVNPDPFNPIVQFLYRTTEPVLNPVRRLLPSLGIDISPIIVFFIIMFLRSFLVTTLLEIAYRLR; from the coding sequence ATGTTCGTCTTAAGCAACCTTATTATTGCGCTCACAAGAGTCCTGGACGTCCTTTTAACGCTGGCATATTGGCTGATCCTTATACGGGCGCTGATTAGCTGGGTCAACCCGGACCCGTTTAATCCTATTGTTCAATTTCTTTATCGAACGACCGAGCCTGTTTTAAATCCGGTCCGAAGGCTTTTGCCATCTTTGGGGATAGATATTTCTCCCATTATTGTGTTTTTCATAATTATGTTTCTTCGATCATTTCTAGTGACAACTCTTCTAGAGATTGCGTACCGATTGCGGTAA
- a CDS encoding mechanosensitive ion channel family protein encodes MYGYIPAWIYVPIIYLAWVGILLMAKMIGFGYMKKMVQRTRTSADDILLKAADLPLTLLIVASGGVVAGKIIPAFASTEMVHYFVLAFKAVSIIAVIVFLDRLIGGLIRSYTPKMEILRTSGGFAQGAVRIATIGIGGLVLLDSFGVSITPIIASLGIGSLAVALALQPTLENFFAGIQIVIDKPIQVGQFVKLESGEEGYIHKIGWRSTWIRFLSNNMVILPNKMLTNSRIINYYYPGTDLAVLVEIGVHYQSDLNHVEKVTIDVAKNVMKEVPGGVVDFEPFIRFHTFGNSSINFTVILRAKEFVDQYLVKHEFVKQLKERYAQEGIVIPYPIYAVNYQQEKSFEPEDKKR; translated from the coding sequence ATGTACGGTTATATTCCCGCGTGGATTTATGTTCCGATCATCTATTTAGCGTGGGTCGGGATATTGTTGATGGCTAAAATGATCGGCTTCGGCTACATGAAGAAGATGGTTCAGAGAACGCGAACGTCCGCCGATGATATTCTTTTAAAGGCGGCCGATCTGCCTTTGACATTGTTGATCGTGGCAAGCGGCGGTGTTGTCGCCGGAAAGATCATTCCTGCTTTTGCCTCTACGGAAATGGTTCACTATTTTGTTTTAGCTTTTAAGGCCGTCAGTATCATTGCCGTTATTGTCTTCTTGGACAGGTTGATTGGTGGTTTGATCCGGTCGTATACTCCCAAAATGGAGATTTTAAGAACTTCCGGCGGGTTTGCCCAGGGAGCTGTGCGAATTGCCACAATAGGGATCGGCGGTCTTGTCCTTTTAGATAGTTTTGGTGTTTCGATCACGCCGATCATCGCGTCATTGGGAATCGGCTCTTTGGCGGTTGCGCTGGCTTTGCAGCCAACATTGGAAAACTTTTTTGCGGGTATTCAGATTGTGATCGATAAACCTATTCAGGTTGGACAATTTGTAAAGCTTGAATCGGGCGAAGAAGGCTATATCCATAAGATCGGTTGGCGGTCAACTTGGATAAGATTTTTATCAAACAACATGGTCATTCTTCCTAACAAGATGCTGACAAATTCCCGCATTATCAACTACTATTACCCCGGCACCGACCTGGCGGTCCTTGTAGAGATAGGCGTGCATTATCAATCGGACTTAAACCATGTTGAAAAAGTCACTATTGATGTTGCTAAAAATGTAATGAAAGAAGTTCCCGGCGGTGTTGTCGACTTTGAGCCGTTCATTCGTTTTCATACGTTCGGAAATTCTTCTATAAATTTCACCGTTATCTTGCGAGCGAAGGAATTTGTCGATCAGTATCTGGTGAAGCACGAATTCGTTAAGCAACTGAAAGAGCGCTATGCTCAAGAAGGAATCGTTATTCCTTATCCCATTTACGCTGTCAATTACCAGCAAGAAAAATCCTTTGAACCCGAAGACAAAAAAAGGTAG
- a CDS encoding MCE family protein gives MDKRDFVKRFYAGIFFFIGIFLIFVVIWAISNEKGFTQPRFPITVLFREVGGLSVGAPIRLSGVNVGTVWKIDFLSEKIQGRGVQVTLNVFKRYKPQLEKSSRVAIKTEGLLGGKVIDMSTDEATSSVDLSTPILGEDPLDVQDLAESFGDTAVSLTETSKTINSISKELEYISKTSKRLLNRIEERLIEGNLFKVF, from the coding sequence ATGGATAAACGTGATTTTGTAAAAAGATTTTATGCCGGGATATTTTTCTTCATAGGGATCTTTTTGATCTTTGTGGTGATCTGGGCCATCAGCAATGAAAAAGGTTTTACGCAGCCTCGTTTTCCCATTACGGTCCTTTTTAGGGAAGTGGGTGGCTTATCCGTCGGAGCTCCTATTCGTTTATCAGGGGTTAATGTTGGAACGGTTTGGAAAATCGATTTCTTAAGTGAAAAGATCCAAGGGCGAGGAGTTCAGGTGACACTTAATGTCTTTAAGCGTTACAAGCCTCAATTGGAGAAAAGTTCTCGCGTTGCGATCAAGACCGAAGGGCTTTTAGGCGGGAAAGTGATTGATATGAGCACTGATGAAGCGACATCCAGCGTTGATCTCTCCACTCCGATCTTAGGCGAAGACCCTTTAGATGTTCAAGACTTGGCGGAATCTTTTGGCGATACGGCTGTTTCACTGACAGAAACTTCAAAGACGATCAACTCTATCAGTAAAGAGTTAGAATATATTTCTAAGACGTCCAAGCGTTTGTTAAATCGCATTGAAGAGCGGCTCATCGAAGGAAATTTGTTCAAAGTTTTTTAG
- a CDS encoding ATP-binding cassette domain-containing protein: MIRIRGLSKEINGEAILSDIDLEIREGEILVILGESGAGKSVFLQHLVGLRRPDRGSVEINATDITQLSERELLKVRKEIGYLFQEGALYDFMTIFENVAFPLEEHTELSEEEIRSRVMETLKLVGLEDAQEKYPVELSGGMKKRAALARCVILNSKILFCDEPTSGLDPIRSQDISQLILDLSRKLNATTVITSHDIINSFRIADRLALIHEGRLWLVGTKHDFETSTDPFVRKFFS, from the coding sequence TTGATCCGGATCCGGGGTCTATCTAAAGAGATCAACGGCGAAGCGATTTTAAGCGATATTGACCTTGAAATTCGCGAGGGAGAGATCTTGGTCATTTTAGGAGAAAGCGGGGCGGGGAAAAGTGTTTTTTTACAACACCTCGTTGGATTGCGCCGGCCCGACCGAGGCAGTGTTGAGATCAACGCAACGGACATTACGCAGCTTTCCGAGCGAGAGTTGCTTAAGGTGCGCAAAGAGATCGGATATTTGTTCCAAGAGGGGGCCCTATATGATTTTATGACGATTTTTGAGAACGTTGCTTTCCCTTTGGAAGAACATACCGAGTTAAGCGAAGAAGAAATCCGAAGCAGGGTTATGGAAACACTTAAGCTGGTCGGGCTAGAAGACGCCCAAGAAAAATATCCGGTTGAGTTAAGCGGCGGGATGAAAAAAAGAGCGGCTTTGGCCCGATGTGTTATCCTTAACTCAAAAATTCTTTTTTGTGACGAGCCGACGTCCGGGCTTGACCCTATTCGCAGTCAGGATATCTCTCAACTTATTTTGGATTTAAGCAGAAAACTTAACGCAACAACCGTGATCACCTCGCACGATATCATTAATTCGTTTCGTATTGCCGACCGGCTGGCTTTAATTCATGAAGGGCGTCTTTGGCTGGTGGGAACAAAACATGATTTTGAAACTTCAACCGATCCGTTCGTGCGAAAATTCTTTAGTTGA
- a CDS encoding ABC transporter permease: MRYILDYIVGFICGLGDALLFLGDVLRNIFRGKIRLGEVLKQIYEQGIQSIVIIALTSFATGAVLAIQGYMMLDRFGAKEYVAQLVALSLVRELSPVFGAIIFSGKTGARITAELGTMSVNDQLLATRTLGVDPIEFLVVPRMIACFLVLPILVVLSEVIGIAGGYFVGIFEANIPGSFYINRTIDAIGYVDFFSGFVKTFFFAILIGWICCYQGFSTKGGSMGVGKYTTKAVAFSYILVVLSNAFLTKIILTLW; this comes from the coding sequence ATGCGCTATATTCTTGATTATATCGTTGGTTTTATCTGCGGGCTAGGCGATGCGTTGCTTTTTCTGGGTGATGTTTTGCGGAATATTTTTAGAGGAAAAATTCGCTTAGGAGAGGTTTTAAAGCAGATCTACGAACAAGGCATCCAGTCGATCGTCATTATTGCGTTGACTTCGTTTGCGACGGGCGCTGTCTTGGCAATACAGGGCTATATGATGCTGGATCGGTTTGGCGCCAAGGAATATGTGGCGCAATTAGTGGCTCTTTCTTTAGTGCGCGAGCTAAGCCCGGTTTTTGGCGCGATCATTTTCTCGGGGAAAACAGGAGCGCGCATCACCGCTGAACTGGGAACCATGAGCGTTAATGACCAGCTTTTGGCAACGCGCACCTTAGGCGTTGATCCGATCGAGTTTTTAGTTGTTCCGCGAATGATCGCTTGTTTTTTGGTGCTGCCGATCCTTGTTGTCCTATCGGAAGTCATTGGTATTGCCGGAGGATATTTTGTCGGGATCTTTGAAGCCAATATTCCGGGATCTTTTTATATCAATCGTACCATTGATGCCATCGGATATGTTGATTTTTTTAGTGGGTTTGTGAAGACATTCTTTTTTGCTATCCTGATCGGATGGATTTGTTGCTACCAAGGTTTTAGCACAAAGGGCGGTTCTATGGGTGTAGGAAAATATACGACCAAGGCCGTTGCCTTTTCTTATATTTTGGTGGTTTTATCTAATGCATTCTTGACAAAAATTATTTTAACACTTTGGTAA
- a CDS encoding NYN domain-containing protein — translation MALQYILDGYNIVHQLPALAPREFKSARGDLARFVEIFRPQGSVKNIVTIVFDGWPFESAAQNTTSVKIVFSQGETADDRIRRILSTATRKKNIIVVTDDKELRFSIRALGADVLNVKDFVAQVKPRHADGNEDKSARIKREENKTISKTLEHEITSELEKIWLKDQ, via the coding sequence ATGGCGCTCCAATATATCCTCGATGGTTATAATATCGTCCATCAGCTCCCGGCATTAGCTCCGAGAGAATTTAAAAGTGCCCGGGGAGATCTGGCGCGTTTTGTCGAGATTTTTCGGCCGCAAGGCAGTGTAAAAAATATTGTGACGATCGTTTTTGACGGATGGCCTTTTGAATCGGCCGCACAAAACACGACATCCGTAAAAATCGTTTTTTCTCAAGGTGAAACGGCAGATGACAGGATCAGGCGTATCCTTTCGACAGCAACCCGCAAGAAAAACATCATTGTTGTCACGGATGATAAAGAATTAAGGTTTTCGATACGGGCATTAGGGGCTGATGTTTTAAATGTTAAAGATTTTGTGGCGCAAGTAAAGCCGCGGCACGCGGACGGCAACGAAGATAAATCCGCCCGTATCAAGCGTGAAGAAAATAAAACGATCTCAAAGACGCTGGAACATGAGATCACTTCTGAGCTTGAAAAGATCTGGTTAAAGGATCAGTAA
- a CDS encoding lysylphosphatidylglycerol synthase transmembrane domain-containing protein, which translates to MKQKLKDIFGLLVRVGLSAALLIYLFRKIDISATWEIFKTADLTYILCAGAVFAVINFVLLVRWMVLIRALDIKVSLTNIFRYFFIGLFGNLFLPSAIGGDVIKTIGLCVHCNEKAKVVASVLLDRLSGFAGMAVVAIVSFMIGQHLIDDRSLSLTIFAMAAVSVFVGTVLFNEKIYSFGCRIFSRLPKIQKNLMDLHYDIALLKDKRTALYKVVALSGFAQVLAAIVSFFLGKALHQDILLIYFIIFTPIICVITTLPSIGGLGVREAGAAYLLAKVGVSSGIAVSISLMTFLFMVIVGLFGGIVYAATKSPVKELIKKTAETASP; encoded by the coding sequence ATGAAACAGAAACTTAAAGATATCTTCGGACTTTTGGTGCGTGTTGGCTTAAGCGCCGCTTTGCTTATCTATCTCTTTCGAAAAATTGATATTTCTGCGACTTGGGAAATATTTAAAACAGCCGACCTGACGTATATTCTTTGCGCCGGAGCGGTCTTCGCTGTGATCAATTTTGTCCTTTTGGTGCGGTGGATGGTTTTGATCAGGGCTTTGGATATTAAAGTTTCTTTGACAAATATTTTCCGTTATTTCTTTATAGGCCTTTTTGGAAATTTATTTTTACCGAGCGCTATCGGTGGCGATGTTATCAAGACGATCGGCCTATGCGTACATTGTAACGAGAAAGCCAAAGTCGTGGCATCAGTTTTGCTGGATCGTTTAAGCGGTTTTGCCGGCATGGCTGTGGTCGCCATTGTTTCTTTTATGATCGGCCAGCATTTGATCGATGACAGGTCATTGTCGCTTACTATTTTTGCCATGGCGGCGGTATCGGTATTTGTCGGGACAGTTTTATTTAACGAGAAAATATATTCTTTTGGATGCCGGATCTTCAGCCGGCTACCTAAGATCCAGAAAAATTTGATGGATCTTCATTATGATATCGCTTTGTTGAAAGATAAACGAACCGCGCTTTATAAGGTTGTGGCCTTGTCGGGATTCGCGCAAGTTTTAGCCGCGATCGTTTCGTTCTTTCTGGGAAAAGCTTTACACCAAGACATTCTTTTGATCTATTTCATTATTTTTACACCCATTATTTGCGTGATCACCACTCTTCCATCGATAGGTGGATTAGGCGTGCGCGAAGCGGGGGCGGCGTATTTATTGGCTAAGGTTGGTGTCAGTTCCGGAATAGCGGTGAGCATTAGCTTAATGACGTTTTTATTCATGGTCATTGTGGGGCTTTTTGGCGGCATTGTTTATGCGGCGACCAAGTCTCCGGTCAAAGAACTGATCAAGAAAACCGCCGAAACAGCTTCGCCGTAA